Proteins from a genomic interval of Lycium ferocissimum isolate CSIRO_LF1 chromosome 2, AGI_CSIRO_Lferr_CH_V1, whole genome shotgun sequence:
- the LOC132047136 gene encoding AAA-ATPase At3g28600-like, producing MEASLTEMMSRLAGLMFLWGTIQQLFPYSLRKRIESWWHRVENYFHPYVQITIEEFSNGKSNDIYSQVNTYLGTKSINKNAKFLKAEKSKNSKSFAVSLDEGEDITDEFEGAKLWWRSYNKNISDDSTGRRSNNSVPMEKKSYTITFNQRHREIVTGKYLKHVMEEGKAIQFQNKKQKIYSNSCSEGWYWYGKGMWRDITFEHPATFDTLAMDPKKKEEIINDLVAFSKGKDYYSKVGKAWKRGYLLYGPPGTGKSTMIAAIANFLNYDIYDLELTSVKNNSGLKKLLMETTSKSIIVIEDIDCSIDLTGKRKKKKKKEKEKETTSEDQEEDSDSSAEKESTENKESGKLTLSGLLNFIDGIWSACGQERIIIFTTNHKDKLDPALIRRGRMDMHIEMSYCKYEAFKVLAKNYLDIETHTLFQQIQGLIEEVNMSPCDVAEHLMLKNASGGPESCLEKLIQALKEAKEKADKDKKQAKEKAKQNSKKIKKFSTKLVRSFGSVQNLFK from the coding sequence ATGGAAGCATCATTGACTGAAATGATGTCCAGGCTTGCTGGACTGATGTTCCTTTGGGGCACAATTCAGCAACTTTTCCCTTATTCTCTCCGTAAACGCATCGAATCCTGGTGGCACAGAGTGGAAAATTATTTCCACCCTTATGTCCAAATTACAATTGAAGAATTCTCCAATGGTAAAAGCAATGATATATACAGTCAGGTCAACACTTATTTGGGTACTAAGTCAATCAACAAGAATGCTAAGTTTCTCAAAGCGGAAAAATCCAAGAACAGCAAGTCTTTTGCTGTTAGCTTGGATGAAGGAGAGGATATCACTGATGAATTTGAAGGTGCTAAACTCTGGTGGCGCTCTTACAATAAAAACATTTCTGATGATTCTACAGGGCGTCGGTCTAATAACTCTGTTCCAATGGAAAAGAAAAGTTACACAATAACTTTCAATCAACGACACAGAGAAATTGTTACTGGAAAATACTTAAAGCATGTGATGGAAGAAGGCAAGGCAATTCAGTTTCAGAATAAGAAACAGAAGATTTATTCCAACAGTTGTAGTGAAGGTTGGTATTGGTATGGTAAAGGTATGTGGAGGGACATTACTTTCGAGCATCCTGCAACGTTTGATACTCTGGCTATGGAcccaaagaagaaagaggaaataatTAATGACCTCGTTGCTTTTAGCAAGGGGAAGGACTATTATTCCAAAGTTGGTAAGGCGTGGAAGCGCGGCTATCTTCTTTATGGTCCACCAGGAACCGGAAAATCAACTATGATTGCAGCTATTGCCAACTTCTTGAACTATGACATATATGATCTTGAGCTCACCTCTGTTAAGAATAACTCGGGGCTTAAGAAATTGCTCATGGAAACAACAAGCAAGTCCATAATTGTTATTGAAGACATTGATTGCTCAATCGATCTCACTggcaagagaaaaaagaaaaagaaaaaggaaaaggaaaaggaaacaaCTAGTGAAGATCAGGAAGAAGACTCGGACTCGTCTGCAGAAAaagaaagtacagaaaacaaggaATCAGGCAAACTTACACtttcggggttgttgaatttcaTTGACGGAATATGGTCAGCTTGTGGTCAAGAGAGGATTATTATATTTACCACCAATCACAAGGACAAACTGGATCCAGCTCTAATACGTAGAGGACGAATGGATATGCACATTGAGATGTCTTATTGCAAATATGAAGCATTCAAAGTGTTGGCTAAGAATTACTTGGATATTGAAACTCACACTTTGTTTCAACAGATTCAAGGTTTAATTGAGGAAGTAAACATGAGTCCTTGTGATGTGGCAGAGCACTTGATGCTCAAGAATGCTTCAGGAGGGCCTGAAAGTTGCTTGGAGAAGTTAATTCAAGCTTTGAAAGAGGCCAAAGAAAAGGCCGATAAAGACAAAAAACAAGCCAAGGAAAAAGCCAagcaaaattccaagaaaattaAGAAGTTCTCGACAAAATTAGTCAGAAGTTTTGGCAGTGTACAAAATTTGTTCAAATGa